From one Buchnera aphidicola (Cinara strobi) genomic stretch:
- the pfkA gene encoding 6-phosphofructokinase encodes MIKKIGVLTSGGDAPGMNAIIRSIVYTALNNNLEILGICNGFLGLYQNDMIPLGYHNVVHLINKGGTFLGSSRFSEFKLERTRLTAIENILKRGIDFLIIIGGDGSYMGAKFLTDMGVPCIGIPGTIDNDVSGTDYTVGFFTALETVVAAIDKLRDTSVSHNRISIVEIMGRHCGDLTLSASIAGGCEFTVIPEIIYKKELLLLEIKKSIKKGNNHSIIAITEHVCDVSKLAKYIQKKTNQETRATILGHIQRGGVPVAFDRILASRMGEYAVKLLLKGYQGICVGIINEKMVHHNINYALKYMKKSFKKEWLYVLQKLS; translated from the coding sequence ATGATTAAAAAAATAGGAGTTTTAACAAGCGGTGGTGACGCTCCGGGGATGAATGCAATTATTCGGTCTATTGTATACACTGCTTTAAATAATAATCTAGAGATATTAGGTATATGTAATGGTTTTTTAGGATTATATCAAAATGATATGATACCTTTAGGTTATCATAATGTTGTTCATTTAATTAATAAAGGTGGAACATTTTTAGGTTCTTCTAGATTTTCAGAATTTAAGTTAGAGAGAACCCGATTAACTGCTATAGAAAATATTCTTAAGAGAGGAATTGATTTTTTAATTATAATTGGTGGAGATGGCTCATATATGGGAGCTAAATTTTTAACAGATATGGGTGTTCCTTGTATAGGAATCCCCGGAACTATAGATAATGATGTTTCAGGGACTGATTATACAGTTGGTTTTTTTACAGCATTAGAAACGGTAGTAGCTGCTATTGATAAATTAAGAGACACTTCTGTTTCTCATAATAGAATTTCTATTGTAGAAATTATGGGTCGTCATTGCGGAGATTTAACATTATCAGCCTCTATTGCTGGGGGATGTGAATTTACAGTTATTCCAGAAATTATTTATAAAAAAGAATTATTATTACTAGAAATAAAGAAAAGTATAAAGAAGGGGAACAACCATTCAATTATTGCGATTACTGAACATGTATGCGATGTATCTAAGTTAGCTAAATATATTCAAAAAAAAACTAATCAAGAAACACGTGCTACAATACTTGGGCATATTCAACGAGGAGGAGTTCCAGTTGCATTTGATAGAATTCTAGCATCTCGAATGGGAGAATACGCAGTTAAGTTATTATTAAAAGGATATCAAGGGATATGTGTAGGGATAATTAATGAAAAAATGGTTCATCATAATATTAATTATGCATTAAAATATATGAAAAAGTCTTTCAAAAAAGAATGGTTATATGTTTTACAAAAATTATCATAA
- the gpmA gene encoding 2,3-diphosphoglycerate-dependent phosphoglycerate mutase encodes MKNKKIVLMRHGESQWNQLNQFTGWKDVELSEKGKKEALYAAKLLKKNNFFFDIAYTSVLRRAIHTLWILLDQLDQMWIPTHKSWKLNERNYGALEGLNKETTVKKYGSEKVLLWRRSFLISPPNMDNVSHLNLKNERKYKEIEKTKIPASENLEMTLKRVVSYWNSSIVPQIKQNKSVIIVAHGNSLRGLMKYLGNINNKDIMNLDIATGSPLIYEFSNEMKPLKYYYL; translated from the coding sequence ATGAAAAACAAAAAAATAGTATTAATGCGACATGGAGAAAGTCAATGGAATCAATTAAACCAATTCACTGGATGGAAAGACGTTGAGTTATCTGAAAAAGGAAAAAAAGAAGCGTTATATGCAGCTAAATTATTAAAGAAAAACAATTTTTTTTTTGATATAGCTTATACATCGGTTTTGAGAAGAGCTATTCATACCTTATGGATACTTTTAGATCAATTAGACCAAATGTGGATACCAACACATAAATCATGGAAATTAAATGAACGTAATTATGGTGCACTAGAAGGTTTAAACAAAGAAACAACAGTAAAAAAATATGGTTCAGAAAAAGTATTACTATGGAGAAGAAGTTTTTTAATATCCCCACCTAATATGGATAATGTTAGCCATTTAAATTTAAAAAATGAAAGAAAATATAAAGAAATAGAAAAAACGAAAATACCCGCTAGTGAAAATTTGGAAATGACATTAAAACGAGTAGTCTCTTATTGGAATTCTTCCATTGTTCCTCAAATAAAACAAAATAAGTCAGTTATTATTGTCGCTCATGGTAATTCATTACGGGGGTTAATGAAATATTTAGGTAATATTAATAATAAAGATATTATGAATTTAGATATTGCTACTGGATCTCCACTAATATATGAATTTTCTAATGAAATGAAGCCATTAAAATATTATTATTTATAA
- the ihfB gene encoding integration host factor subunit beta, producing MRGFMKKSELFNRITEKNTHIPAKIIEYAVKNILEYMSLSLEKGNRIEIRGFGSFSLHYRFARVGRNPKTGEKVNLKGKYVPHFKPGKQLRDRTNNIFKNI from the coding sequence ATTAGAGGGTTTATGAAAAAATCAGAATTATTTAACAGAATAACTGAAAAAAACACTCATATTCCTGCCAAAATTATTGAATATGCAGTAAAAAATATTTTAGAATATATGTCTTTATCTTTAGAAAAAGGTAATAGAATTGAAATTAGAGGGTTTGGTAGTTTTTCTTTACATTATCGGTTTGCTAGAGTTGGAAGGAATCCAAAAACAGGCGAAAAGGTTAATTTAAAGGGAAAATATGTTCCTCATTTTAAACCTGGAAAACAATTACGGGATCGAACAAATAATATATTTAAAAATATCTAG
- the tpiA gene encoding triose-phosphate isomerase — MIKPIIIGNWKLNGNTKLIRNFFKPLNLFLESYSNNCTTIIAPPILYANIIQNCIPLDKKNFFLGAQNIDCHLSGSFTGEISSLMIKDIKIKYVIIGHSERRFYHNETNAMIAKKFCILKEQNLIPILCIGDTIKEKEENKTKEVCIQQIDTIFNMNPYKTNIFDNSIIAYEPLWAIGSGRAANPKSVQSIIHFIRNYIIKKSDHKIKNLFMQYGGSINKKNAKEFIYQKDIDGLLIGGASLKIKEFTKIIEIINT; from the coding sequence ATGATAAAACCTATTATTATAGGAAATTGGAAGTTAAATGGAAATACAAAATTAATTAGAAATTTCTTTAAACCATTAAATCTATTCTTAGAATCATATTCTAATAATTGCACTACTATTATTGCTCCACCAATTTTATATGCTAACATTATTCAAAATTGTATACCTTTAGATAAAAAAAATTTTTTTTTAGGAGCTCAGAATATTGATTGTCATTTAAGTGGTTCTTTTACAGGAGAAATTTCTTCTTTAATGATAAAAGATATAAAAATAAAATATGTTATTATTGGTCACTCAGAAAGACGTTTTTATCATAATGAAACTAATGCAATGATTGCGAAAAAATTTTGTATTCTAAAAGAACAAAATTTAATTCCAATTTTGTGTATTGGTGACACTATAAAAGAAAAAGAAGAAAATAAAACTAAAGAAGTGTGTATTCAGCAAATAGATACAATATTTAATATGAATCCTTATAAAACAAATATCTTTGATAACTCCATTATTGCTTATGAGCCTTTATGGGCTATTGGATCTGGACGCGCTGCTAATCCTAAGTCAGTACAATCAATAATTCATTTTATACGTAATTATATAATAAAAAAATCAGATCATAAAATTAAAAATCTTTTTATGCAATATGGAGGTTCTATTAATAAAAAAAATGCAAAAGAATTTATATATCAAAAAGATATTGATGGTCTTTTAATAGGAGGCGCTTCCTTGAAGATCAAAGAATTTACTAAAATTATTGAAATAATAAATACTTAA